A genomic stretch from Budorcas taxicolor isolate Tak-1 chromosome 15, Takin1.1, whole genome shotgun sequence includes:
- the CCDC153 gene encoding coiled-coil domain-containing protein 153: MPPKTKEKGTKAGAQKKKRNAGADVEAESMHRLALLEKEVLQDHLALQRDKARRAKASEDQLKQRIKDLEAELKGARSEGMAIYAEMSRQCRSLQEAMQSRTRKLEEEVKGLQEQLELCQREAEAAQREAKQALGERDQTLAQLRAHVADMEAKYEEILHDSLDRLLAKLRAVKPQWDGAVLRLHARLKEQLRQFGLNPLDL; encoded by the exons ATGCCACCTAAGACCAAAGAAAAAGGGACAAAAGCTGGggcccagaagaagaaaagaaatgcaggtGCTG ATGTGGAGGCTGAATCCATGCACAGGCTGGCACTGCTGGAAAAGGAGGTGCTCCAAGACCACTTGG CTCTGCAGAGAGATAAAGCCCGCCGAGCCAAGGCTTCGGAAGACCAGCTCAAGCAGAGGATCAAAGACCTGGAGGCTGAACTGAAGGGGGCCCGGAGCGAAGGGATGGCCATATATGCAG AGATGAGTCGTCAGTGCCGGAGCCTGCAGGAGGCGATGCAGAGTCGCACCAGGAAGCTGGAGGAAGAAGTGAAGGGCCTGCAGGAGCAGTTag AACTGTGCCAGAGGGAGGCTGAGGCTGCCCAGAGGGAGGCCAAGCAGGCCCTTGGAGAGCGGGACCAGACTCTGGCTCAGCTTCGGGCCCACGTGGCAGACATGGAGGCCAAGTATGAGGAAATCTTACAT GACAGCCTGGACCGGCTCCTGGCCAAGCTGAGAGCCGTGAAGCCTCAGTGGGACGGGGCTGTGCTGAGACTCCACGCCAGGCTCAAGGAGCAGCTCCGCCAGTTTGGACTCAACCCCCTGGATCTTTGA
- the NHERF4 gene encoding Na(+)/H(+) exchange regulatory cofactor NHE-RF4 encodes MGGSAGFDGPCPYTGRWVADPTMEAAADLQDTASLALKFEFNPKLGIDNPVLSLAEDYDPSDLWSLERPRFYLLNKEEGRTFGFHLQQQPGRAGHVVCRVEPGSSAQRQGLREGDWILGVNNHVVEHEDYLMVIRRIRASGPRVLLTVLAQHVHEVARAQRGNNNTHLCPPLGQGVRPRLCHVVKDEGGFGFSVTQGRRGPFWLVLSTGGAAERAGVPPGARLLEVNGVSVEKLTHNQLSRKLWQSGKQVTLLVAGPEVEEQCRQLGMPLAAPLAEGWALPTKPRCLHLEKGPQGFGFVLREEKGLDGRLGQFLWEVDPGLPAEKAGMQAGDRLVAVAGESVEGLGHEETVSKIRAQGSRVSLIVVDPKADRFFSMVRLSPLLFLESTEAPDSPRGSGSAAVVETNSPLVDTTVAPVPCSFRQCFLYPGPGGGYGFRLSHVASRPGLFISQVTLGGSAAQAGLQTGDVILEVNGYPMGGENDQERLQQLAEAKPPLCLKLAARSQQGLEAWIPPGSREDGVLASDLL; translated from the exons ATGGGAGGATCAGCTGGTTTCGATGGACCTTGTCCTTACACGGGGCGCTGGGTCGCAGATCCAACCATGGAGGCAGCTGCAG ATCTTCAGGACACAGCCTCCTTGGCCCT GAAGTTTGAGTTTAACCCAAAGCTGGGCATTGATAATCCTGTCCTCTCCCTGGCTGAAGACTACGACCCTTCTG ATCTCTGGAGCCTGGAACGGCCTCGCTTCTACCTGCTGAATAAAGAGGAGGGCAGGACTTTTGGCTTCCACCTGCAGCAGCAGCCGGGCAGGGCTGGGCATGTGGTGTGCAGGGTGGAGCCAGGCTCTTCCGCCCAGCGCCAGGGTCTTCGAGAAGGAGACTGGATCCTGGGGGTGAACAACCACGTCGTGGAGCATGAAGATTATTTGATG GTGATTCGCCGGATCCGGGCCAGTGGGCCTCGGGTGTTGCTGACAGTTTTGGCGCAGCATGTGCACGAGGTGGCCCGAGCTCAGCGGGGGAACAACAACACCCATCTTTGTCCCCCTCTCGGCCAGGGGGTCCGGCCTCGGCTGTGCCACGTAGTGAAAGACGAGGGCGGCTTTGGCTTCAGTGTCACCCAAG GACGTCGGGGTCCTTTCTGGTTAGTGCTGAGCACTGGAGGAGCAGCTGAGCGGGCAGGAGTGCCCCCTGGGGCCCGGCTGCTAGAAGTGAATGGGGTCAGTGTGGAAAAGCTCACACATAACCAACTCAGCAGGAAG CTTTGGCAGAGTGGCAAGCAGGTGACCCTGCTGGTGGCAGGGCCAGAGGTGGAGGAACAGTGTCGCCAGCTGGGAATGCCCCTGGCTGCTCCTCTGGCAGAGGGGTGGGCACTGCCCACCAAGCCCCGCTGTCTGCATCTTGAGAAAGGGCCCCAGGGCTTCGGGTTCGTGCTCCGGGAGGAGAAGGGCCTTGACGGTCGCCTCG GTCAGTTCCTTTGGGAGGTGGACCCAGGACTGCCAGCGGAGAAGGCCGGGATGCAGGCTGGGGACCGGCTGGTGGCTGTGGCTGGGGAGAGCGTGGAGGGGCTGGGCCACGAGGAGACAGTGTCCAAGATCCGGGCGCAGGGCTCCCGAGTCTCCCTCATTGTCGTCGACCCCAAGGCTGACCGCTTCTTCAGTATG GTTCGCTTGTCTCCACTCCTCTTTTTGGAGAGCACAGAGGCTCCTGACTCTCCCCGGGGTAGTGGCTCAGCCGCTGTGGTTGAGACCAACAGCCCACTTGTCGACACAACTGTGGCTCCTGTCCCGTGCAGCTTCCGCCAGTGCTTCCTGTACCCTGGGCCTGGTGGCGGCTATGGCTTCCGACTCAGCCATGTGGCCAGCAGGCCTGGTCTCTTCATCTCCCAG GTGACCCTAGGAGGCTCCGCTGCCCAGGCAGGGCTGCAAACAGGAGACGTGATTCTGGAGGTGAATGGGTATCCCATGGGTGGAGAGAATGACCAGGAAAGACTTCAGCAGCTGGCTGAGGCGAAGCCACCCCTATGCCTGAAGTTGGCGGCCAGATCTCAGCAGGGCTTGGAAGCCTGGATTCCCCCAGGGTCCAGAGAG GATGGGGTTCTGGCCTCAGATCTGCTGTAG
- the NLRX1 gene encoding NLR family member X1 encodes MRWGCHLPRASWSPGLGRVLQPADERIPFLIHWSWPLKGERPLGSPRAFIRHNGSSVGNGPSCGRHGQLFQGTAASEALQQHRHNLAEWFSRLPREERQFGPTFALDTVHVDPVIRESTPDELLRPLAELALERQPPSAGLPPLALSQLFDPDACGRRVQTVVLYGTVGTGKSTLVRKMVLDWCYGRLPAFELLIPFSCEDLSSLGPAPASLCQLVAQRYTALKEVLPLMAAAGSRLLFVLHGLEHLNLNFSLASTGLCSDPEKPEAPAAIITNLLRKYMLPEASILVTTRPSAIGRIPSKYVGRYGEICGFSDTNLQKLYFQLRLNQPDCGPGAGGVSVTPAQRDHLVQMLTRNLEGHHQIAAACFLPSYCWLVCATLHFLHAPMPAGQTLTSIYTSFLRLNFSGEMLDSTDPSKLSLMAYAARTMGKLAYEGVSSRKTYFSEEDVRGCLEAGVQTEEEFQLLRVFRRDALRFFLAPCVEPGHAGTFVFTVPAMQEYLAALYIVLGLRKTTLQRVGKEVAELVGRVGEDVSLVLGIMAKLLPLRALPLLFNLLKVVPRVFGRVVGKSREAVAQAMVLEMFREEDYYNDDVLDQIGASILGVEGPRRHPDEPPDDEVFELFPMFMGGLLSAHNRAVLAQLGCPIKTLDALENAQAIKKKLGKLGRQVLPPSELLDHLFFHYEFQNQRFSAEVLGSLRQLNLAGVRMTPLKCTVVAAVLGSGRHALDEVNLASCQLDPAGLRTLTPVFLRARKLGLQLNSLGPEACRDLRDLLLHDQCQVTTLRLSNNPLMAAGVALLLEGLAGNTSLKHLSLLHTGLGDEGLELLAAQLDRNQQLQELNVAYNGAGDTAALALAKAAWKHPSLELLHLYFNELSSECRQALRDLGSAAEGGARVVVSLTEGTAVSEYWSVILGEVQRNLNSWDRSRVQRHLELLLRDLEDNRGATLNPWRKAQLLRVEGEVRALLEQLGGPGS; translated from the exons ATGAGGTGGGGCTGCCATTTGCCCAGGGCCTCTTGGAGCCCTGGTCTAGGAAGAGTACTCCAGCCAGCAG ACGAACGTATCCCCTTCCTGATTCACTGGAGTTGGCCTCTTAAAGGGGAGCGCCCTCTTGGGTCCCCGAG GGCCTTTATACGCCACAACGGAAGCTCAGTGGGCAATGGTCCTTCATGCGGGAGGCACGGACAGTTGTTCCAGGGCACTGCTGCATCTG AAGCTCTCCAGCAGCACCGCCACAATCTGGCCGAGTGGTTCAGTCGGCTGCCCAGGGAAGAGCGCCAGTTTGGCCCGACCTTTGCACTAGACACAGTCCATGTAGACCCTGTGATCCGTGAGAGCACCCCTGATGAGCTGCTGCGCCCACTGGCTGAACTGGCCCTGGAGCGTCAGCCACCCTCTGCTGGGCTCCCCCCACTAGCCCTGTCTCAGCTCTTTGACCCAGATGCCTGTGGGCGCCGGGTGCAGACGGTGGTGCTTTACGGGACCGTGGGCACAGGCAAGAGCACGCTGGTGCGCAAGATGGTCTTGGACTGGTGTTATGGACGGCTGCCAGCCTTCGAGCtgctcatccccttctcctgtgaGGACCTGTCATCCCTGGGCCCTGCTCCTGCCTCCTTGTGCCAACTTGTAGCCCAGCGCTACACTGCCCTGAAGGAGGTTCTGCCTCTGATGGCTGCTGCTGGCTCCCGCCTGCTGTTTGTGCTCCACGGCTTGGAGCATCTCAACCTCAATTTCTCATTAGCCAGCACAGGGCTTTGCAGTGACCCTGAGAAGCCAGAGGCGCCAGCTGCCATCATCACCAACCTGCTGCGCAAATACATGTTGCCTGAG GCCAGCATTCTGGTGACCACCCGGCCCTCTGCCATTGGCCGCATCCCTAGCAAGTACGTGGGCCGCTATGGCGAGATCTGTGGCTTCTCTGATACCAACCTCCAGAAGCTCTACTTCCAGCTCCGCCTCAACCAGCCAGACTGCGGGCCCGGAGCTGGGGGTGTGTCGGTCACGCCGGCTCAGCGCGACCACCTGGTGCAGATGCTGACCCGGAACCTGGAAGGGCACCATCAGATCGCCGCTGCCTGCTTCCTGCCCTCCTACTGCTGGCTCGTCTGTGCCACCCTGCACTTCCTGCATGCTCCCATGCCAGCCGGCCAGACCCTCACGAGCATCTACACCAGCTTCCTGCGTCTTAACTTCAGTGGGGAGATGCTGGACAGCACTGACCCCTCCAAGTTGTCCCTGATGGCCTATGCGGCCCGAACTATGGGCAAGCTGGCCTATGAGGGTGTGTCCTCCCGCAAGACCTACTTCTCTGAAGAGGACGTGCGCGGCTGCCTGGAAGCCGGCGTCCAGACAGAAGAGGAGTTTCAGCTGCTGCGCGTTTTCCGCCGAGACGCCCTGCGGTTTTTTCTGGCCCCGTGTGTGGAGCCAGGACACGCGGGTACCTTCGTGTTCACCGTGCCCGCCATGCAGGAATACCTGGCTGCCCTCTACATCGTGCTGGGTTTGCGGAAGACGACTCTACAGCGGGTGGGCAAGGAAGTGGCCGAGCTCGTGGGCCGTGTCGGGGAGGATGTCAGCCTGGTTCTGGGCATCATGGCCAAGCTGCTGCCCTTGCGGGCCCTGCCGCTGCTCTTCAACCTGCTCAAG GTGGTTCCACGAGTGTTTGGGCGTGTGGTGGGTAAGAGCCGCGAGGCAGTGGCCCAGGCCATGGTGCTGGAGATGTTCCGAGAGGAGGACTACTACAACGACGATGTCCTGGACCAGATAGGTGCTAGTATCCTGGGCGTCGAAGGTCCGCGGCGCCACCCAGACGAGCCTCCAGACGATGAAGTCTTTGAGCTTTTTCCCATGTTCATGGGCGGGCTTCTGTCTGCCCACAACCGGGCAGTGCTGGCTCAGCTTGGCTGCCCCATCAAGACCCTGGATGCCCTGGAGAACGCCCAGGCCATCAAGAAGAAGCTGGGCAAGCTGGGCCGGCAGGTGCTGCCCCCCTCGGAGCTCCTGGACCACCTCTTCTTCCACTATGAGTTCCAGAATCAGCGCTTCTCTGCCGAGGTGCTTGGCTCTCTGCGCCAGCTCAACCTGGCAGGTGTGCGCATGACGCCCCTCAAGTGCACGGTGGTGGCAGCTGTCCTGGGCAGTGGAAGGCATGCCCTGGATGAGGTGAACTTGGCCTCCTGCCAGCTGGATCCTGCTGGGTTGCGCACGCTCACGCCTGTCTTCCTGCGTGCCCGGAAGCTGGG GTTGCAACTCAACAGCCTGGGCCCCGAGGCCTGCAGGGACCTCCGCGACCTGCTGCTACATGACCAGTGCCAAGTGACCACCCTGCG GCTGTCCAACAACCCACTGATGGCGGCGGGTGTGGCCCTGCTGCTGGAGGGGCTGGCAGGAAATACCTCCCTGAAACATCTCTCTCTACTGCACACGGGCCTTGGGGATGAGGGCCTGGAGCTGCTGGCGGCCCAGCTGGACCGAAACCAACAGCTCCAGGAGCTGAACGTGGCCTACAACGGCGCTGGTGACACGGCGGCCCTGGCCTTAGCCAAGGCTGCCTGGAAGCACCCTTCCTTGGAGCTGCTGCA TCTCTACTTCAACGAGCTGAGCTCAGAGTGCCGCCAGGCCCTGCGGGACTTGGGGAGCGCTGCAGAGGGCGGTGCCCGGGTCGTGGTGTCACTGACGGAGGGGACAGCAGTGTCCGAGTACTGGTCGGTGATCCTGGGTGAAGTCCAGCGGAACCTCAACAGCTGGGATCGCAGCCGGGTCCAGCGCCACCTGGAGCTGCTGCTGAGGGATCTGGAAGACAACCGGGGAGCCACCCTTAATCCCTGGCGTAAGGCCCAGCTGCTGCGGGTGGAGGGCGAGGTCAGGGCCCTCCTGGAGCAGCTGGGCGGCCCTGGAAGCTGA